Proteins co-encoded in one Chloroflexota bacterium genomic window:
- a CDS encoding nitroreductase, whose protein sequence is MTTDMIDSSDVAVPDTPTSVYDAIYSRRTTHDMTDKEVPREVLERLLDTAIWAPNHRLTNPWRFFVLGKGSAARERVAELAWQVAYNKVTNPNPEQKQRSADDSKRRVLDAPALIYAYSVPGGDDETTQENYASVCCAVQNMALAAVAEGLVVDWSTGSVTKHPQLAEAFGAGDDWEMVGALFIGEPANEPASRRSATQSITSWLD, encoded by the coding sequence ATGACTACAGACATGATTGACAGCAGCGATGTGGCGGTACCGGACACACCAACTTCGGTGTACGACGCCATCTACAGCAGGCGGACGACCCACGATATGACCGACAAGGAAGTGCCGCGCGAGGTGCTGGAGCGCCTGCTGGACACGGCTATCTGGGCTCCGAACCATCGGCTGACAAATCCATGGCGCTTCTTCGTGCTGGGAAAAGGCAGCGCCGCGCGCGAAAGAGTCGCCGAGCTGGCGTGGCAGGTTGCGTACAATAAGGTCACCAACCCGAATCCGGAGCAGAAGCAGCGGTCGGCGGACGACAGCAAGCGCCGCGTGCTGGACGCGCCCGCGCTGATTTACGCGTACAGCGTGCCCGGCGGGGACGACGAGACTACGCAGGAAAACTATGCCTCCGTGTGCTGCGCCGTGCAAAACATGGCGCTCGCCGCGGTCGCCGAAGGTCTGGTGGTTGATTGGAGCACAGGGTCGGTCACGAAGCACCCGCAACTCGCCGAAGCATTCGGCGCAGGCGACGACTGGGAGATGGTTGGCGCGCTGTTCATCGGCGAGCCGGCGAACGAGCCGGCATCAAGACGCAGCGCAACGCAAAGTATCACATCGTGGCTGGACTAG
- a CDS encoding mandelate racemase: MKITNVKVEMFNWKSEPWKTNARTHFGDTRQLGIVTVETDEGISGNAFLGSSSVGANHYAPALIEFLKPMLLGRNPQDIGAIWWDMWKRNRSVSTNAIGAIDICLWDINGKIAGQPIHRMLGTCKESVPVYSSTAWWETTDEYVEEALRFKADGWTAHKIHPHGNPQFDIEICKEVRKAVGDEMKLMLDSMWMYQYEDAMRVGRAIEDLNFYWYEDPLVEEDIYNYVKLHQKLDIPIMSTEYAPGRYYGMTQWITQYATDILRGDVAVTGGITPMIRLCHLAEGFNMKCEVHHGGNSLNNVANLHITMAVPNCEFFEFFPCTGANMYGLVEDIDMSGGVVHAPNEPGLGYQIDWDLVKREYTATLD, translated from the coding sequence ATGAAAATTACCAATGTCAAGGTAGAGATGTTCAACTGGAAGTCCGAGCCTTGGAAGACCAACGCGCGGACTCACTTCGGCGATACGCGGCAGCTGGGGATCGTAACCGTTGAGACGGACGAAGGCATCAGCGGCAACGCATTCCTAGGCTCGTCCAGCGTCGGCGCAAACCACTATGCTCCCGCACTTATCGAGTTCCTGAAGCCGATGCTCTTGGGACGCAATCCGCAGGACATTGGCGCAATATGGTGGGACATGTGGAAGCGCAACCGCTCCGTGTCCACGAACGCTATCGGCGCTATCGATATCTGCCTGTGGGACATCAACGGCAAGATTGCCGGTCAGCCTATCCATAGGATGCTTGGCACTTGCAAAGAGTCCGTGCCCGTGTATTCATCCACCGCTTGGTGGGAGACGACCGACGAGTATGTCGAAGAGGCGCTGCGATTCAAAGCGGACGGCTGGACCGCGCACAAGATTCACCCGCACGGCAACCCACAGTTCGACATCGAAATCTGCAAGGAAGTTCGCAAAGCGGTCGGCGACGAGATGAAGTTGATGCTCGACTCCATGTGGATGTACCAATATGAGGACGCGATGCGCGTCGGCCGCGCCATCGAAGACCTGAACTTCTACTGGTACGAAGACCCGCTGGTGGAAGAGGACATTTACAACTATGTCAAGCTGCACCAGAAACTGGACATCCCCATCATGTCCACCGAGTACGCGCCGGGTAGGTACTACGGCATGACGCAGTGGATTACGCAGTACGCGACGGACATACTGCGCGGCGATGTCGCGGTTACCGGCGGCATCACTCCGATGATTCGCCTGTGCCACCTCGCCGAAGGCTTCAATATGAAATGCGAAGTGCACCACGGCGGCAACTCGCTGAACAATGTGGCGAACCTACACATCACAATGGCCGTGCCAAACTGTGAGTTCTTCGAGTTCTTCCCCTGCACAGGTGCGAACATGTACGGCTTGGTCGAAGACATCGACATGTCCGGCGGCGTGGTGCACGCGCCAAACGAGCCGGGTCTGGGCTACCAGATTGACTGGGATC